The DNA window TTGGCCGCTTCATACTTGAGCCAGGCGATGCAGTTCCCGAGTGGTTGGGAGCAGGTCGAGGGCGTGGTTCCGATCCACAGGATGCCATGCAAGTGGTTGGGCATGAGAACGAACTGATCGAGTTCGACATGTGGGAACTGAGCCGGCAAGTCGTTCCACGCATTTCGGACGGACTGTCCGATTTCCGAATCGAAGGATTCACCGTTTGAGATCGTGCTGAGAATCTCGCGGCGTTGCCAGGTGCAGATTGTGACGAAGTAAGCGCCCTGTCGCGAATAATCCCATCCGCGGAGGCGCAGTGAATTCTTGCGGCGGTGGGGTTCGATCTCCATACCGCCAATTTCTCGCAAACACCGTGCCAGTGGCTACGAAAAAGGGGCGGGTAGACCCCGCCCCTACATCCGGAAATGAAATTCTAGATATCAGGCTGCGTGCACCAAATCCGTGTGCATCCGTGGTTTCAACTCTCAGAAATCAAAGCTC is part of the Chrysiogenia bacterium genome and encodes:
- a CDS encoding transposase, which produces MEIEPHRRKNSLRLRGWDYSRQGAYFVTICTWQRREILSTISNGESFDSEIGQSVRNAWNDLPAQFPHVELDQFVLMPNHLHGILWIGTTPSTCSQPLGNCIAWLKYEAAKRCAKDIRQLGGQLWQRGYYDHIIRNDESLGRIRDYISANPVNWQDDPEYRRRRGG